The proteins below come from a single Arthrobacter sp. B1I2 genomic window:
- a CDS encoding phenylacetate--CoA ligase family protein, which translates to MPAYREFLAEHGVPGKLSLSGKTLTQAFAALPEMDKDSYIKRWAIPARSVGGVLPRHGVVVDESSGSSGVPTSWVRGLEERLATRQLLQVGFSRTAETLKKQPFVLNCFSLGAWATGMNVSTSLTDVTMIKSIGPDRDKVIATMLEFGTDYTYIILSYPPFLKALFEDERINWEDYDIVAAFGGEGISENMRGHITKYAHSAFGSYGASDLEINIAIETDYTVALRQAIAADPVLSARLTKQDEYGVLPMIFQFNPYDYLLETNADGELIATIVRKENVNPRIRYNIHDRGHVLRVRDLNAVLKEFGLEHIIRQQFLDLPLLFHYGRSDLSVDFNGAVVAPDALRDVLSSDRRLLAAVENHRLVSFEDEQGDRQLHIALQLTAKATHERTLDQVSYRNYILDQLRAMNGDFNNAILTSAESSLPTVAFYALRTGPFVSDGAKLKNEYVWQLGPSAPQDWALDLTFRAQKNPAATT; encoded by the coding sequence GTGCCTGCCTATCGCGAGTTCCTCGCCGAACATGGGGTGCCCGGAAAGCTTTCCCTCAGTGGCAAGACGCTTACGCAGGCGTTCGCAGCGCTCCCGGAAATGGACAAGGACAGCTATATCAAGCGCTGGGCGATTCCTGCCCGCAGCGTGGGCGGCGTTCTTCCCCGCCACGGTGTCGTAGTGGATGAATCGTCCGGAAGCTCAGGTGTTCCCACCAGCTGGGTGCGCGGCCTGGAGGAACGCCTCGCCACCCGGCAGTTGCTCCAGGTTGGTTTTTCGCGGACTGCAGAGACGCTCAAGAAGCAACCGTTCGTGCTCAACTGCTTCTCCCTTGGCGCATGGGCGACGGGGATGAACGTCAGCACTTCCCTCACGGATGTCACAATGATCAAATCCATCGGGCCGGACCGTGACAAAGTCATCGCCACGATGCTCGAATTTGGGACGGATTACACGTACATCATCCTCAGTTACCCGCCCTTCCTGAAGGCTTTGTTCGAAGATGAACGCATAAATTGGGAAGACTACGACATCGTCGCGGCGTTCGGCGGCGAGGGCATCAGCGAGAACATGCGCGGGCACATCACAAAGTACGCCCACAGCGCTTTCGGCTCCTACGGGGCCTCCGACCTGGAAATCAACATTGCAATAGAGACTGACTACACGGTGGCGCTCCGCCAGGCCATCGCCGCGGATCCGGTGCTGTCGGCGCGGCTCACCAAGCAGGACGAGTACGGCGTACTGCCGATGATCTTCCAGTTCAACCCCTACGACTACCTCCTTGAAACAAATGCGGACGGCGAACTGATCGCCACGATCGTGCGGAAAGAGAACGTCAACCCGCGGATCCGCTACAACATCCATGACCGTGGACACGTGCTGCGCGTCCGCGACCTCAACGCCGTGCTCAAGGAATTCGGGCTCGAACACATCATTCGCCAACAGTTCCTCGATTTGCCCTTGCTATTCCACTACGGCAGGAGCGACCTGTCCGTTGACTTCAACGGCGCGGTCGTTGCACCGGATGCCCTGCGGGACGTCCTCAGCAGCGACCGCAGGCTTCTCGCAGCCGTAGAAAACCACCGCCTTGTCAGTTTCGAAGACGAGCAAGGAGACCGGCAGCTGCACATCGCGCTCCAGCTCACTGCAAAGGCCACCCATGAGCGCACTTTGGACCAGGTGTCGTACAGGAACTACATTCTTGACCAACTGAGAGCAATGAACGGTGATTTCAACAACGCAATTCTGACGTCGGCGGAGTCCAGCCTGCCCACAGTTGCGTTCTATGCGCTGCGCACCGGCCCGTTCGTATCTGATGGCGCGAAACTCAAAAACGAATACGTCTGGCAGCTTGGTCCCTCAGCTCCCCAAGACTGGGCCCTGGACCTGACATTCCGAGCGCAAAAAAATCCCGCAGCCACTACCTGA
- a CDS encoding M15 family metallopeptidase produces MCYQCGSPSRRSFARFLAAGAGLTVLAACTPEAPKAVAPSSAPSSASPSPAAVTASAGPTAEAAPVSGSPEAPSPTPSPSATLARQFSLDDPASQWVIVNKHRPLNPADYVPADLAQPAVAISAAGEAALLNSTTAAAAEAMFASAAADGVAMVLASGYRSYGTQVTTYNGYVAARGQADADTASARPGHSEHQTGWAFDIADGGGACSFQPCFADQPAASWAKANGHRFGFVVRYPWMLHPITGYYYEPWHLRYVGVEAATDMVNRGIGTLEEYFGLEAAPAYL; encoded by the coding sequence GTGTGCTACCAATGCGGGTCGCCCAGTCGGCGCAGCTTCGCCCGCTTCCTCGCAGCGGGGGCCGGGCTGACGGTCCTGGCAGCCTGCACGCCGGAGGCACCCAAGGCGGTGGCGCCGTCGTCCGCTCCTTCCTCCGCCTCCCCCTCCCCTGCTGCCGTCACCGCTTCAGCGGGCCCGACGGCGGAAGCCGCCCCCGTGAGCGGGTCACCGGAGGCGCCGTCCCCCACGCCGTCTCCGTCGGCCACCCTGGCGCGGCAGTTTTCGCTGGACGACCCAGCCAGCCAGTGGGTCATCGTGAACAAGCACCGGCCCCTGAACCCGGCGGACTACGTGCCGGCCGACCTGGCCCAACCCGCCGTCGCCATTTCCGCCGCAGGTGAGGCGGCGCTGCTGAACAGCACGACGGCGGCAGCGGCCGAGGCGATGTTCGCGTCGGCAGCGGCGGACGGCGTGGCGATGGTCCTGGCCAGCGGCTACCGCTCGTACGGCACGCAGGTGACCACCTACAACGGGTACGTCGCCGCACGCGGGCAGGCCGACGCCGATACCGCCAGCGCCCGGCCCGGCCACTCCGAGCACCAGACGGGGTGGGCATTCGACATTGCCGACGGCGGCGGAGCCTGCAGCTTCCAGCCGTGTTTCGCCGACCAGCCCGCCGCGTCCTGGGCGAAGGCGAACGGGCACCGGTTCGGGTTTGTGGTGCGGTACCCGTGGATGCTGCACCCTATCACCGGGTACTACTACGAGCCGTGGCACCTGCGGTACGTGGGGGTGGAGGCGGCCACGGACATGGTGAACCGCGGCATTGGCACGCTGGAGGAATACTTCGGCCTGGAGGCGGCACCCGCGTACTTGTGA
- the coaA gene encoding type I pantothenate kinase yields the protein MGRAGGRIFSVTSQRNEANGEGASPFVELDRHTWSRLAAQMEQPLNEEDVLRLRGLGDPLDIDEVRDVYLPLSRLLHLYVEAAGQLHAATTTFLGEQTQRTPFVIGVAGSVAVGKSTIARVLREMLRRWPGTPNVELITTDGFLYPLAELKRRQLLDRKGFPESYDRRALLRFVSEIKGGAEEVRAPWYSHVTYDIVPGKEVVVRRPDVLIVEGLNVLAPARPRHDGRQGLALSDFFDFSIYVDAKTSYIEEWYVDRFRKLRSTAFAQPESYFHRYATLSDEEAESTARDIWKRINEPNLEENVLPTRGRAQLVLTKEADHSIRRMLLRKV from the coding sequence GTTCGTGGAGCTGGACCGGCATACCTGGTCCCGGCTCGCAGCCCAGATGGAACAGCCCCTTAACGAAGAGGATGTGCTGCGCCTTCGCGGGCTCGGCGACCCCCTGGACATCGATGAAGTCAGGGACGTTTACCTGCCGCTGTCGCGGCTCCTGCACCTGTACGTCGAGGCGGCCGGGCAGCTGCACGCGGCCACCACCACCTTCCTGGGCGAGCAGACCCAGCGCACCCCGTTCGTGATCGGCGTGGCCGGATCGGTTGCCGTGGGCAAGTCCACCATCGCCCGCGTGTTGCGCGAGATGCTGCGCCGCTGGCCGGGCACCCCCAACGTGGAGCTCATCACCACGGACGGATTCCTCTACCCCCTGGCCGAGCTCAAGCGCCGGCAGCTGCTGGACCGGAAGGGCTTCCCGGAATCCTATGACCGCCGGGCGCTGCTGCGCTTCGTGAGTGAGATCAAGGGCGGCGCCGAGGAAGTGCGCGCGCCCTGGTACTCCCACGTCACGTACGACATCGTGCCGGGCAAGGAAGTGGTGGTCCGCCGCCCGGACGTGCTGATCGTGGAGGGCCTGAACGTGCTGGCCCCGGCTAGGCCCCGGCATGACGGCCGCCAGGGGCTGGCGCTGAGTGACTTCTTTGACTTCTCCATCTACGTCGATGCCAAGACCTCGTACATCGAGGAGTGGTACGTGGACCGGTTCCGGAAGCTGCGAAGCACCGCGTTCGCGCAGCCGGAGTCCTACTTCCACCGCTACGCCACGCTGTCCGATGAGGAAGCCGAAAGCACCGCGCGCGACATCTGGAAGCGCATCAACGAGCCCAACCTGGAGGAGAACGTCCTGCCCACTCGGGGCCGGGCGCAGCTGGTGCTGACCAAAGAAGCGGACCACTCCATCCGCCGCATGCTCCTCCGGAAGGTGTAG